One window of Agromyces rhizosphaerae genomic DNA carries:
- a CDS encoding sulfurtransferase, which yields MALTLDAPFVSTQWLADRLGDDDLVVVDATVVYVSTPQGSGPVSGLDAYLVDGHVPGAVFADLLETFSDPDGRHGYARPSLEAVSRAAQELGIHDGSTVVVYDTALGQWAARLWWVLRAAGVERVAVLDGGLTAWRAEERPLQTGLEGAATTEPLTLAERPGAWADRDEVAAVVEGTVQATLVCALSPRDFAGAGGAIGHIPGSANLPFGSVVDRETKRFATHDALERRAGEQGRVIVYCHAAVAAAGLALALVASGADDVAVYDGSLNEWAADPEAPLAKLDASPVG from the coding sequence ATGGCCCTCACCCTCGACGCACCCTTCGTCAGCACCCAGTGGCTCGCCGACCGGCTCGGCGACGACGACCTCGTCGTGGTGGACGCGACCGTCGTGTACGTCTCGACGCCGCAGGGTTCGGGGCCCGTCAGCGGCCTCGACGCGTACCTCGTCGACGGGCACGTGCCGGGGGCGGTGTTCGCCGACCTGCTCGAGACGTTCTCCGACCCCGACGGCCGGCACGGCTATGCCCGCCCGTCCCTCGAGGCCGTGTCGCGCGCCGCTCAGGAGCTCGGCATCCACGACGGATCGACCGTCGTGGTCTACGACACGGCGCTCGGCCAGTGGGCCGCACGCCTCTGGTGGGTGCTGCGCGCGGCCGGCGTGGAGCGCGTCGCGGTGCTCGACGGCGGGCTGACGGCCTGGCGCGCCGAGGAGCGCCCCCTGCAGACCGGGCTCGAGGGCGCGGCGACCACGGAGCCGCTCACCCTCGCCGAGCGCCCCGGTGCGTGGGCCGATCGCGACGAGGTCGCCGCGGTTGTGGAGGGCACGGTCCAGGCGACGCTCGTCTGCGCGCTGTCGCCCCGCGACTTCGCCGGTGCCGGCGGTGCCATCGGCCACATCCCGGGCAGCGCCAACCTGCCGTTCGGCAGCGTGGTCGACCGCGAGACGAAGCGGTTCGCCACGCACGACGCGCTCGAGCGCCGCGCGGGCGAGCAGGGTCGCGTGATCGTCTACTGCCACGCCGCCGTGGCCGCCGCCGGGCTCGCGCTCGCGCTCGTCGCGAGCGGCGCCGACGACGTGGCGGTCTACGACGGTTCGCTCAACGAGTGGGCGGCAGACCCGGAGGCGCCGCTCGCGAAGCTCGACGCGTCGCCGGTCGGCTGA
- a CDS encoding branched-chain amino acid ABC transporter permease, protein MTTQLDEQTERADAPEPAAPPRAPRITPVEWLRTPRPPLRLSRPVSLALGAAGVVALAIVPFVNPSWINLHVALVLIFAIVAMGLNLLVGMGGQVSLGHAAFFAVGAYTTAVVGAAGVPAVATLPLAGAVAFAIGWLFGIPALRLQGLQLGLVTLALALVTPPAIRQLDEITRGSRGIGIDGDPPAGVPLDQDQWVYLLALLVFVLAWVVTARMARGRIGRAFVAIRDAELVAETLGVAVQRTKVRLFATSAAYAGVGGGLYAMLLEFIGPENFGLTLSISFITMIVVGGIATVPGAVLGAAFVQAVPAIAGEIDPAAAGFTYGVVLLLFVFFVPFGLIGVIRGALAPLVDRVPWLRPRRLR, encoded by the coding sequence ATGACGACGCAGCTCGACGAGCAGACCGAGCGGGCGGATGCCCCGGAGCCGGCCGCTCCCCCGCGCGCGCCGCGCATCACGCCGGTGGAGTGGCTGCGCACGCCGAGGCCGCCGCTCCGGCTCTCCAGGCCGGTCTCGCTCGCGCTCGGTGCCGCGGGCGTGGTCGCGCTTGCGATCGTGCCGTTCGTCAACCCGAGCTGGATCAATCTGCACGTCGCACTCGTGCTCATCTTCGCGATCGTGGCGATGGGGTTGAACCTGCTCGTCGGCATGGGCGGGCAGGTCTCGCTCGGCCACGCGGCGTTCTTCGCGGTCGGCGCCTACACGACCGCGGTCGTCGGGGCGGCGGGCGTGCCCGCGGTGGCGACGCTGCCACTGGCGGGCGCCGTCGCGTTCGCGATCGGGTGGCTGTTCGGCATCCCGGCGCTGCGCCTGCAGGGGCTGCAGCTCGGCCTGGTGACGCTCGCGCTCGCCCTCGTGACCCCGCCCGCGATCCGCCAGCTCGACGAGATCACCCGCGGCAGCCGCGGCATCGGCATCGACGGCGACCCGCCCGCCGGGGTGCCGCTCGACCAGGACCAGTGGGTGTACCTGCTCGCGCTGCTCGTGTTCGTGCTCGCGTGGGTCGTCACGGCACGGATGGCCCGCGGGCGCATCGGGCGCGCGTTCGTGGCGATCCGCGACGCGGAACTCGTCGCCGAGACCCTCGGCGTCGCCGTGCAGCGCACGAAGGTGCGCCTGTTCGCGACCTCGGCCGCGTACGCGGGCGTCGGCGGCGGGCTCTACGCGATGCTGCTCGAGTTCATCGGCCCGGAGAACTTCGGCCTCACCCTCTCGATCTCGTTCATCACGATGATCGTGGTCGGCGGCATCGCGACAGTGCCCGGCGCGGTGCTCGGCGCGGCGTTCGTGCAGGCGGTGCCGGCGATCGCCGGCGAGATCGACCCGGCCGCGGCGGGCTTCACCTACGGCGTCGTGCTGCTGCTGTTCGTGTTCTTCGTGCCGTTCGGCCTGATCGGGGTGATCAGGGGTGCGCTCGCGCCTCTCGTCGACCGGGTGCCGTGGCTCCGGCCGCGCCGGCTGAGGTGA
- a CDS encoding branched-chain amino acid ABC transporter permease → MDLLLQQLVDGVAAGAIYGALALALVLVYRASHTINFAQGEMALLGAYLSWQFVAFGLPLLAALAVSVLACAVLGMGIERVLIRPLAKRNQHLPMIITTLGLMIALNAVIAWVWGHQTREVPPVLGQGAVEVAGAALSRQDLVIIATVLGGAIALAAFFRFTRTGLFMRATVGDTESARLSGVRTGRMLSVGWGLAGGIGAIAGTLIAPELFLQPGMMAPVLIYAFAAATLGGLDSPLGAIVGGIIVGLAENIAGTYVPWIGSEFKQGLALAIILVVLLLRPAGLFGSRKVVRV, encoded by the coding sequence GTGGACCTCCTGCTCCAGCAACTCGTCGACGGCGTCGCCGCCGGCGCGATCTACGGCGCGCTCGCGCTCGCCCTCGTGCTCGTCTACCGCGCGTCGCACACCATCAACTTCGCCCAGGGCGAGATGGCGCTGCTCGGCGCGTACCTCTCCTGGCAGTTCGTCGCGTTCGGCCTGCCGCTGCTCGCCGCGCTCGCGGTCTCGGTGCTCGCGTGCGCGGTGCTCGGCATGGGCATCGAGCGCGTGCTGATCCGCCCGCTCGCGAAGCGCAACCAGCACCTGCCGATGATCATCACGACCCTCGGCCTCATGATCGCCCTGAACGCGGTCATCGCGTGGGTGTGGGGCCACCAGACCCGCGAGGTGCCGCCCGTGCTCGGGCAGGGCGCCGTCGAGGTCGCGGGCGCGGCCCTCTCCCGCCAGGACCTCGTGATCATCGCCACGGTGCTCGGCGGCGCGATCGCGCTCGCCGCGTTCTTCCGCTTCACCCGCACGGGCCTGTTCATGCGCGCCACGGTCGGCGACACCGAGTCGGCCCGCCTGTCGGGCGTGCGCACCGGGCGCATGCTCTCGGTCGGATGGGGCCTCGCGGGCGGCATCGGCGCGATCGCGGGCACCCTCATCGCCCCGGAACTGTTCCTGCAGCCGGGCATGATGGCGCCGGTGCTCATCTACGCCTTCGCGGCCGCGACGCTCGGCGGTCTCGACTCGCCGCTCGGCGCGATCGTCGGCGGCATCATCGTCGGCCTCGCCGAGAACATCGCGGGCACCTACGTGCCGTGGATCGGCAGTGAGTTCAAGCAGGGCCTCGCGCTCGCGATCATCCTCGTCGTGCTGCTGCTGCGGCCCGCGGGGCTGTTCGGCTCCCGGAAGGTGGTACGCGTATGA
- a CDS encoding ABC transporter ATP-binding protein — protein sequence MSLLEARGLSAGYGQITVLHDVSLRVDPGEIVVVLGSNGAGKTTLLRALSGLIHVRGELEVDGTSVIGTGTHRLAALGMAHVPQGRGTFGDLTVEENLLVGAATRPRREARTDLDRWYARFPRLGERRHRHAAGLSGGEQQMLAIARGFMSRPRLVLLDEPSLGLAPAITTELFGTLAELHEESGAAMLIVEQNAELALRIGERALLLEHGRIVQRGTADEFRSSDDIRRAYLGV from the coding sequence ATGAGCCTCCTCGAGGCCCGCGGCCTGAGCGCGGGATACGGCCAGATCACGGTGCTGCACGACGTCTCGCTCCGGGTCGACCCCGGCGAGATCGTGGTCGTGCTGGGCTCGAACGGCGCGGGCAAGACCACGCTGCTGCGCGCGCTCTCGGGCCTCATCCACGTACGCGGCGAGCTGGAGGTCGACGGCACGTCGGTGATCGGCACCGGCACCCACCGCCTCGCCGCCCTCGGCATGGCGCACGTGCCGCAGGGCCGCGGCACCTTCGGCGACCTCACGGTCGAGGAGAACCTGCTCGTCGGCGCGGCCACCAGGCCCCGGCGCGAGGCGCGCACCGACCTCGACCGCTGGTACGCGCGCTTCCCCCGTCTCGGCGAGCGACGCCATCGCCACGCGGCGGGCCTCAGCGGCGGCGAGCAGCAGATGCTCGCGATCGCGCGCGGCTTCATGTCGCGCCCTCGACTCGTGCTGCTCGACGAGCCCTCGCTCGGCCTCGCACCCGCCATCACGACCGAGCTGTTCGGCACCCTCGCCGAGCTGCACGAGGAGTCGGGCGCGGCCATGCTCATCGTCGAGCAGAACGCCGAGCTCGCGCTCCGCATCGGCGAGCGCGCCCTGCTGCTCGAGCACGGTCGCATCGTGCAGCGCGGCACGGCGGACGAGTTCCGATCCAGCGACGACATCCGTCGCGCCTACCTGGGGGTGTGA
- a CDS encoding ABC transporter ATP-binding protein, protein MRIIRLETEPGSPLVLRPLLEVDDIHLSFGGVRALDGPGLTVAPGEIVGLIGPNGAGKTSLFNCISGLYAPDSGSIRFAGEELVGMPRHRIARLGIGRTFQNLGLIPRLPVLHNVLAGTYRTTRGGFWATALALPQVARDEERATSDALKLLHSLDLLDVALEPVGTLPFGTQKRVELARALIGEPRLLLVDEPANGLVHSEVMELADTIRRLAGERNMAVLVVEHHMGLVRSICDRVVVLDFGKLLAEGRPREVANDPRVVEAYLGTAA, encoded by the coding sequence ATGCGCATCATCCGACTCGAGACCGAACCCGGCTCCCCCCTCGTCCTCCGGCCCCTGCTCGAGGTGGACGACATCCACCTGTCGTTCGGCGGCGTCCGCGCGCTCGACGGCCCGGGCCTCACGGTCGCGCCTGGCGAGATCGTCGGGCTGATCGGCCCGAACGGCGCGGGCAAGACCAGCCTGTTCAACTGCATCAGCGGCCTGTACGCGCCCGACTCCGGCAGCATCCGATTCGCCGGCGAGGAGCTCGTCGGCATGCCCAGGCACCGCATCGCGCGGCTCGGCATCGGCCGCACCTTCCAGAACCTCGGGCTGATCCCGCGGCTGCCCGTGTTGCACAACGTGCTCGCCGGTACCTACCGCACGACCCGCGGCGGCTTCTGGGCGACCGCGCTCGCGCTGCCGCAGGTCGCACGCGACGAGGAGCGCGCGACGAGCGACGCGCTGAAGCTGCTGCACTCGCTCGACCTCCTCGACGTGGCGCTCGAGCCCGTCGGCACCCTGCCGTTCGGCACCCAGAAACGGGTCGAGCTCGCCCGTGCCCTGATCGGCGAGCCGCGACTGCTGCTCGTGGACGAGCCGGCGAACGGGCTCGTGCACTCGGAGGTGATGGAGCTCGCCGACACGATCCGCAGGCTCGCGGGCGAGCGGAACATGGCCGTGCTCGTGGTCGAGCACCACATGGGACTCGTCCGGTCGATCTGCGACCGCGTCGTGGTGCTCGACTTCGGCAAGCTGCTCGCCGAGGGCAGGCCGCGCGAGGTCGCGAACGACCCGCGGGTCGTCGAGGCGTACCTGGGGACGGCCGCATGA